The sequence GGCTGCTTGTTTCAACCCGATAGTTGTCAGCCAATGGTTTAAGACCTATGAGGATGTCATCACTGACCTTGGCATTCAAGATGTTCCTTCTCATCTGTGGAACTGTGATGAGACTGGTTTACAGGATCATTTTGTATTATCGAGGGTGGTGTCGCCAGTAGGCTCGCCCTGCTTTCAGGTCACTGCGAATGAGCGAGGGGAGACCACCACCCTATTAGCAAGTCTCAACGCAGCTGGAGAATACGGTCCACTCATGGTGATCTTCTAAGCAAAACATTTGCACCCTGCGTGGTGCTACGGGCCTCCCATCAACACTCTGGTCAAAGCAACTGAGACGGGGTGGATAAACAAAGAGGCGTTTTTCGACTGGGGGAAGCAATTTATTGCTTCTCTCCCAAAAAGACGACCCCCGTCCACATGTACTATTATTGGATGGACACAGCTCTCATGTTTTCAATTTGGAATTCTTAGAGCTAATGAAACAAAATAATGTGCATGTCATTTGCTTTCctatacacaacacacattctACAGCCAGCAGACAGGGCCTTTTTCCGAAGCCTGAAACATAACTGGAACCTAGAGGGCCGTGTCTTTACCCGGGAGAATGGTGGGCTGAAGCTGCAGAAGTCCCTGTTTCTTGGCACTCTATCGAAGGCATGGAGAAGTGCAGCAACATCCGAGAATGCCAGAGCTGGATTTAGGGGCAGCGGAATCCATCCTCTGGACCCAGCTCACATTGACAAGTGTCTGTTTGCTCCAAGTCTGACAACTGACTGAGAGGAACCTCCTGCAACTAACAGCACTGACACTGAAGAGATGGAACATGTCTTTATTCCACAGTTGGACACCCCCCTTGATCTCAACCTGGATGTGTCAGCAACAGTTGACCTAGATGTGTTTACCaccctggggtctcatttataaaactgtgagtaggattcttactaaaagtgtacgtacgttcaaaagcctaaaatggcgtacgccaAAAACAAATCCAATTTATAAAACTTGTAAGCAATGTTccatttataaatcacagattacccacaagtgtgcgtacatGAATCTGCATTTTACCCCGCCCTGATCACacccatttttaaccataaatggtcaatgcaaagcaccttaTGAATGCTAATCCAATATATtaatgaccctggcatgcgattgttcttacggtgaatcatggcgCATGACAACTTCCAAAATGTGCgaagggagggtcagagtttgcatggaggaccgcacattctcccatcaagttagttttttataaatcacaacctttgcgtggaaagtagCGTACGCAcatttcagccccgttttgtacgcaagctttataaatgagacccctggacaCTATAGCTGTTCCTTCAACATCTGAGCCTATCCACACAGCTGATATGATGCCTCCAGATCCCAGCAACATAGTCGAGGTCAAAACAAGTTTTGATGAGCTGATCACATCGCCTTGCCGTGCACGCCCCTCTACCAGCAAGGTGAAAAGATCGAAGCCTCCAGGTAGTTACCTCACCTTTGACTAAGTCCAAAACAGAGCTAAGGGGCCAGGGAAGGGGAAACAACctgaaaagaggaagaaaactGAGAAAACAGAAAATTTGTGCAGCAGTTGTGGAGTGACAAAGAAGATCCATAGAGAGTTGAGGAGTGGATGGCCTGTAAGTTCTGCAAAAAGTGGCATCATCTGATTAGTGGGGaagacaataggtgcgttctacatggactgcggctgcatgaaatgaccggcgagagtggccgcttgcagtcggggaggagttgaaaacggctcaatgaagtcggacatttcagcttctcatgGTTTGCTGCATCGACGTcggtcacggccgattaagcgctgttcgctcactttactctatttataattaaacgtagtctttccgttagtgaagaggcggagtaaaaccctttcttccatacattttttattcaattcaactgtttggtccggatttgagcattggtgaaactgaaggtgtcagaatataCAAAACACGTATCCAAGTTGtcttgtgtgagtctggccaatcatgaaatagctgtgtcgtcacttgaacccgtgcagttgctcttgtgaaaatgcgctcggctacacagccggcagtagAACCGGCATTGAACCAACACTGGCTTTCCCTTGGCTGAGCTAATAAGAGCTAATAAGAGCTAATAAGCctgaaagctaacgttatgctagcaagattcaaaggcaataacattgtgtacagtTGACAAactgtaaatataattttacagtatgtttgacaagaagactaTCTAGCTGGCCAGctatgtcattgtccccaaatcaatgTCAAGATTTTCACTAACAAAGTAGCTATCGGCCATAGCCTAGTACTAGTCTAGGctacggccgcagcctgtgTAGCGAGTTGAacagcaaatggatgtgagatgatcgactcaaagttgacatattctccaaacagtcattataatttgacagtatgtttaacaacaagactagccagctatccagccatgtcattgtccccaaatcaaaTAAAGATTGTTACGAATAAAATAATCGGCCAATAGCGGttactgtcgtgttggccgcagcctgtctgaagtatattgactagcgaggtgaatagcaaatgggatgtgagatgagcggttcacccagaccatggtataatagATAGAAACATAGTAATACCTCGAGGCTCAGAATAGCCGGATGAGAACATCAGAAGTGTAAGAATAAGCTTCTTCATCTACAGTatagaaaaaaaatgttttaatctaatatatttcacaaaatattttaatacatttatttcacTTTACATGATGCAAACATCTGAAAACCGTAGAAAACGGTGCCATGTTGTTCAGATTATCCAAGTTTTCTTGTATCAAGACGTTGTTTAACAGTAGTGAGAGAAGATCACAAGAATATTATGTCTCGTTCCTACCTTGCCGAATGTGTTCTCGTCTGGAAATTATGTGAGAGTGGGTCGTTCAAATTTAAACTCTAATttattatctgtgtgtgtgtctgtgtcagcatGGGTGTGTATTGTTGAATGTGtggtgcatgtgaatgtttgttCATGAGTGTACAAAACTTCACAAGTGTTCCTCATTAATCTGGTcacttccttctttctctccagtATTGAGCAAAGCAGCCCCAcatccttctccttcctgtcaAAGACGTCTGACAAAACCTGTCAAGATCAGGCCCTCAGACAACAGGTTGCTCTAACACATGCAGAACCTCTCCCAGACCTGTTGAATAAGATAAAATAGTTTAGATAAAATGAAACATTATTAATCCAAAAGGAAAGTATTGTGCCACAGATTACTCAAAGGTTACAACATTGTCCAATAGTTATTGGTATCCTTTCTGCCAgatagcaccacacacacagctgagttTGTGGGCATTATGTGGGCGTTAGGCTAAAACCTGAGTCTCTCCCTGCATGGCCCCCCTACATTCCTGTCCTACCAGTAGGGTTCCATCCACAGACAACATCTGTCTTTTGACAGAAGAGCTTTCATGTGAGAGGCTTTTGGCTTCAGTATCATCAAACACCATTTACATTAGTGAGAACGAGTGAAGCTTTCTTGAAATAACAGCAACATTTCTGGCCAGCCCTTGAGATTGGTCTGACGTGACAAATTAAATAGGACTTTTTGTCTCTATGAAGGGAAATGGTGTGATTAGCTGTGATACATGGTAAGGGTGAGGTGGGCACAGAAAACCAGAATGAATTAATTGTCTTCAATACTGTTTATTTcaagaacattttaaaaagcaaaTTATAAAATGAAAAGAGATATGGTGTGATTCACTTTGATAAGTGCTGAGACAGACCGGAAGGCGGATGGGTAATATAAGTTCAAGCATGCTTTCaacaaagaaaaataaaatatttgccGCTGCTGTGTTCTGTGTGACCCAAGGTGAAATTAGTTAGGGGCTTTTTAGAATTGACTTGGTTTAGCAATATTTGCATTGTCAAATGATCAGTACATTTTGGAGCTGCTTAAATTTCAAAGTTCAAATGTGTTTCCTTTTGAAGACAAAAGAGGAAATTATTTCCCAATATACAGTACAGCACACTCAGCAGCAGATCTGAGTCTTTGACCTGACAACTCTTAGAGCTATCAGCCAAAACCACCAAGACAGACTTGTGTGCATGCAGTAAGAGCTGTGTGACCATCTGTGCGTGGGGGTCTTCTAAAGCAACAGGGGCTTCCCTACGGCCCCTGCCGGCCCCCCAGACTGCCgcctctcccagccctgccttATGCGACTGAGGCTGCGCTCCACACAGGGGCTGATGAGCAGCAACTTGAGCAACAGCACCATGGTGGGCAGCACCAGACACAGCATGTAGCCTGGAGGGGTCCACCACCTGTAGGAGGAGGAACGCAGGAACCTGTCCCAGCCATACAGGTAGGTGTGGGCTGTGCAGAGCAGCAAGGTCAGGTGGCCCAACTTGGActgcaggggaggagatggaggtgtgAGTATTTTGGGTGTCACACttgcgtccacacacacacatacacaaacacacttacacacaatgGCACAAAACGTGATTGCCATGTAACACATAATGATCAGATAGGAGACAGTCTGACCTTTGCAAAGACGATAATTTGACCTaaattaacacacacaaacacaccctctcagacacacacttgtttgcaaacgcacacacagttcCTGGCCTTACTCAATGTATGCTTCCTAAATTACAGCTAATGAATAACTTAACATTTACAGCACAGCTCCAATTTGGGGGAGACGatagggaggggggctggtggtgagggaggagggagagtgaatGAATTAGAAAATGAGCTTGATGTGACCAAGTTACATTTATGAATGAGTGTGTTCCCTGTGGTGATGGTGATATACTCTCCTACACATCCACAGACTGTGAAAAACAAACTCTAAAAAGTAAGCAAtttctcacacatgcacatacacacacacatacatatacgtatacacacacctgtatgaAGCTGAACTCTCTCCAGCTGAGGGCGTTGCTAACTGATGGGAGGGATGTTATCCCTAACAACACGAACAGGCCAAGTCCCAGAATTCCAAGGGAGTAGTAGGAGTCAGAACGCCATGCCACAGTAGTGTCAAACTCACTTGTCCTGTTCTCCTTTaactgagaaagagaaagagagggagtgaatgagataaataaagaaagagagagatagagggagagataaaggggggggggagagagaaacaaaaacgTTTTTTGCCTTCCCTCCTGTCTACAATGACAGTGTTCATCAATGTTATTCACACAGTATATATGCAGTCATGCTGTTTTGTTGACAAGACACGAGTAGTGTGTTTCCATGATGACCATGCTGAGTCTCAGTTCAAGGGATGTACCTACCTGGGTGACAATATTTGCACCAATCCAGAATCTCACATAATACCTGAAAAACAATgtgttaatttagcagacattttCAACCAAAGCAATGTTGAAGGGTGGgaattgaacctgcaacctctttaTCTGCATTAAAatgctccaccactgagctatactatCCCCAATATGACTGTGTGCCAGTTTGCCTGACCTGTGTGAACATCACTTACCGAATGGGTATGATCAGGGTATAAATGGCATGCAGGAAGGCAAAGCACAATGCCAGCAGACCCAGCTGCTTCCTGCACAACATCCAGTGATCCAGCCAATCAGGGAATTGCCTGCAAATACATCACAGACTTTCTAAACAATACCCTGTCTGAAAAGAGACCCTCCCCTCTGGCCTACAGCCTGTCAATACAGAGCATCCAGCAGGTGTCTGACCTGTATTTGGTCCCTCTGTAGAGCTGTAGGAACCCTGCCAGAACACCAGGCAGGTAACACAGAGACAGCATGATCAGAGACACGATGGGGAACAcctgctcgcacacacacacacatggattatATACCAAGTTGGAAAACAGTCAGCTAAATCAGAATGTAGCTGCATGGTACCTTGTTGGCCAGGGAGACCATGATTCTGAAGGAGACGTCTTTGCCCTGGGTGGCGTATGTGTAGATGACATCTCTGGTGAGCAggtagaagaagaaggaggcggTGAAGCCGATGGCCAGGCGCAGGGGAAGCCTCCACTGAGGGAACAGCTGCAGGGGGATGTCTTCCAGCTCCCTGGCTGAGGAAAGGTAGCCCCGGTCCAGTGAGCTGAGGCCCAGCCTGGTGGCTAGCTCCACCACGCCCTGCTTGGCCGCCGCACTGTCCCCACACACTAACACCtgacaacacacagacagacgctgGGCATCAACTACGCAATTACTGTATACTTctggaacacacatgcacagtttCTAGAACCCCTTTTGAACTGAATTAGGGGTTCTAATTTTAGTGGGAAACTAgcaatgtatgtatgtgtttgatcCATGTGTATgtgatccatgtgtgtgtgatacatttGCTAATGGTGGTCTAAAAATGTTCCTATGTGTTTTCACTTTCCCCAATAATTTTACtggatctgtgtttgtgtgtgtgtgtgtacaccgcGTGTGTGCTACCTGTCTGTTGGCGTCCGTGGATCCATTCTGCAGAGACCAAGCAGACAGGGTGTTAAAGCCTTTGACCACAGAAGCTCCAGGGACCAGTCTGGTGAGATAcgtcaacacatacacacacactctcagtcaGCAGACTTTACTCTGCACACCGTTCTTTAGTTAAAACACTGGTTTATTCGGCACCTCTGCAGGTACTCAGCGTTAGCCTCGGGGTATAGGTCCTTCTTCTGGTTGTTACTGACATCCACCAACACCTGCCATCCAATCAGGATATCAATCATCAGATAAccagatttaaaaaaagattatCTTCATCAATATAATGAGGTTTTCAGTCAATGAATATTCATGAGGAGGACATGAGGATATTGAGGGCTGACCTTCCCCGTTAGCTGTTCTCCCAAAGACTCCAGGAAGTCATAGTGTTCTCTGTGGACAGCTATGAAGACCAGCTGGGCTGACTGGGCAGCTGCTGCATGACCCTTAACCTGTAAGTATATCGGAACAATGTCGACATAAATACAAAGTACAAAACCAGTGGCCGACAGACATgcaaacaggcagacacagacaatcaagtaaacagacagaacagacagacagacagtcaggcatTCAGGACAAACATACAGACAGGTTGACAAATAGGcagcagcagacaggcagagacagatcaACAGTAAGGCAGACAGCCAGGAAGaccaacaggcagacagacaggtacctgTGCTCCTTGGGGCAGAGGGCCGCAGCTGTGGGGTCTCCTGCTACCAAACACCACCCTGTAGCCTGCCTGGAGCAGACGTTGGCCCAGAGAACGGCCCAGGTCCCCCGTCCCAAAGATGCACACCAGCTCACGTTCAGAGGGGGTCGGGTGGCCCAGCGGAGACAGTGACACACACTCGGTCTTCTCCATGTGCATGCTGGCAGGTGTGATGtcttcagagagacagacagggcagaTATCTGCAACTGTTATTGTTGACACTCGACAGTCTGACAGGGAAATTCAGGTGGGACTGAATCTTAAAAGCAAAGCTTGGTTAGTCCCAAAATGACATGTCTTGAGTTCCCAAATGATAGCCCTCAAAGTCCTGTCAGCTCCTGCAGGTCTCCTGTAGTTTTTCCAGAGGTCTGAAGATGTCCTGCGTCTCTGgaacttgtgtgtgtctctctctctcttctcactgtCGGCAAGTATTTGAGCCCATTAaaatgggtggggggggagtctTTCAGGttaagaagaagaggaagtgtttgtgcatgcgtgtgtgtgtgctccccctCTGTTGCAATGAGCCAGTGTTTGAGAGGACATGCAGTTCTGGGAAGGAGTGTGCTATTGTGCAATAGCGGAATGCCACGGCGACCTGCCAAATCCACTCTGGGTTTCCAGGATTTGGAGAATCTGTGCTATACCCACCCACATCTGCAACtgtcttcatacacacacacactcagaaacacacagaaaattTGAATAAAAAAGAGCCATCTGCCCACATGCTTGTTAGATCAACAAATGGTTAGGAACTACATTTGAAAGGTTAGCTATAAAGTGCTACAGCTGCTGTCCTAGTGCATGTGCAttacaaccccccctcccacaccctccatctGGATTTCATCACCCCAGACAGAGGGAACAGGATGGTTCCTGCCGGGGTCGTGATGGGACAtggcaattttttttattgctttggtCAGAAAACAGGGAATTCCAAAAGGTTGAATAAGTACTTTAAGAAAATGTTAATAAATGTATCAAATTGGGACGTAATTGTTCCAGTCAAGCAACATTTTCATTCATACAATCTTTCCACACTCTTGAAACCTTTAAGTTGAAGTGAAAAATTGAAACCTAAAGGTTTTATTGTGAAGTCTACACTGGACAACAATGTCATTGGCTGATCATGTTTTTCTAACTTACGAAACTTTTTTTGCCGAGTTACACAGTTACAATATTTTTACTTTCCAAGATTTGCTTCAGTGTATTCTGCAGTGGAGAGCCAATGAACGTTGTGTTTAAATGCTGGACCTAATGTAGGTCATGTGAACACAAACTGGAGTGGAATGCCCTTTAATTTAAATTATCAATACTTGTTTACCAAACAAACCATCTTTGCTCCTTAAAATACAAACATGTTCAGCGCAGTTgtgtttaaagtgtgtgtgcatgtctgtgtatgtgcatgctcTTACAGTACGTGTGTGGGCTATGTTTGACTAGGTGACCGCTTTTGTCTGATTCATGAGGTGCACAGGCAGACCCACCAATCAGATGCTAATCTAGGGCCTACAGACGCTCTCCCTCAGGTCACGTTTCACCTCTTAATATAGCCAGTCTGTTTCCTGCCTGGACGCACCCCTCCCTAGCCTCCCTAGAGCACTGTCATTAATAGTCTCTGGTGGTTTGGTTTAGGTCAGTCACAGGTCCACCGATGTCTAATCATTTAAGGCTTGTTTTTTATCGGTGGCATGCTTTCTTGTGTGTGCACTGAATTTAGTCTTTCTTGTATGTGACACCCTCAGGTTAAAGTCGAACTCCTGATCGCAAATATTTCATTGCCA comes from Hypomesus transpacificus isolate Combined female chromosome 2, fHypTra1, whole genome shotgun sequence and encodes:
- the steap4 gene encoding metalloreductase STEAP4 codes for the protein MHMEKTECVSLSPLGHPTPSERELVCIFGTGDLGRSLGQRLLQAGYRVVFGSRRPHSCGPLPQGAQVKGHAAAAQSAQLVFIAVHREHYDFLESLGEQLTGKVLVDVSNNQKKDLYPEANAEYLQRLVPGASVVKGFNTLSAWSLQNGSTDANRQVLVCGDSAAAKQGVVELATRLGLSSLDRGYLSSARELEDIPLQLFPQWRLPLRLAIGFTASFFFYLLTRDVIYTYATQGKDVSFRIMVSLANKVFPIVSLIMLSLCYLPGVLAGFLQLYRGTKYRQFPDWLDHWMLCRKQLGLLALCFAFLHAIYTLIIPIRYYVRFWIGANIVTQLKENRTSEFDTTVAWRSDSYYSLGILGLGLFVLLGITSLPSVSNALSWREFSFIQSKLGHLTLLLCTAHTYLYGWDRFLRSSSYRWWTPPGYMLCLVLPTMVLLLKLLLISPCVERSLSRIRQGWERRQSGGPAGAVGKPLLL